Below is a window of Geomonas oryzisoli DNA.
GAGCGTAGCCGAAGCTGCCGGTTTCCTTGGCGGCGACGCCGCCTTTGCCAAGCTGCTGCAGCGCTTCCTCGGCCTTCTTCTTGGCCAGGTCGGCGGCCTTGACCTCGACGGCCTTGGCTTCCACGGCACCCCTGATCTGGGCCAGCGGCGGCACAGCGGCCGGCTTCTTGTCCAGCACCTTGACCAGGTAGATCCCCTTGGAGGTCTCGACCGGACCGCCGAGTTCGCCCTGCTTGAGGGCGAAGGCGCGGGCGAGGACTTCGGTTTCGCCGGCAAGGGCGGCGGCCGGCGCCTTGGCGGTGAACAGCGGGGTCTTCTCGACCTTGCCACCGAGGGCTGCCGCGGCCCCGTCCAGGTCGCCGTTGGCTTTGAACTTGTTGACCGCCTCGGCGGCCTTCTCGTAGGCTTCCTTGGCCGCCTTCTGTTTCTGGGCGTCGGCGGTGGCCTTGTCTTTCACTTCGGCGAACGGCAGTATACCACCTTTGCCCTGGTAGCGGTCGATGTTCTTCTGGTAGAAGGTCTGCACCTCATCCGGGGTGACGCTCACCTTGGCGGCGATCTGGGCGGGGTTCACCACGGTGTAGGCGATGGAGGCCTGCTCCGGGGTCTTGAACTCGTTCTGGTGGTCCTGCAGGTAGGAGGTGAGCTCCTGGTCGGTCAGCTTGATGCTCCCCTTGACATCGGCGGGGGAGAAGGAAACGTAGGCGAGGTTCACCTTGTCGTTTTGCTTCTTGAAGGCTTCTTTCACCTCGGCATCGGTCACCGTGGCGGATTCTTTGATCTTGTTGCGGGTCTTCTGCAGCACCATCTCCTGTTCCTGGGACTCCTCGAAGTCCTTGGGGGTGATGCGGTTCGCTTTGAGGGTCTGCTGGTAGATGCCGAAGTCGAAGGCGCCGTTTTTCTGGAAGGCGGGGATCTTCGCGATCTCTGCAGCCACCTGGTCCTTGTTCACCTTGACGCCCATCTTCTTCGCCTCGTCCAGGACGAGGACGTTGTCGATCAGGGTGTCGATGGTGAGCTTCTTGATCCCCATCTGCTTTTCCAGTTCGGGGGTGAGGCTGCGGCCGTAGATCTGCTCGTAGAGACCGCGGGTGCGGTAGTAGCTCTTCTGGAACTCGTCCAGGGATATCTTGGTGCCGTTCACCGTTGCCGCATAGCTCTTGCCACCGCGCCCGTCACTGCCGCCTTTACCCCAGACCAGGAAAATGGTCCCTATGAAAGAAAGAACGATGACGACGAATACAACCTTGATGACAATGGATTGCTTGTACTTCCTCATTACGCCTAGCATTCCGGTTCGGCTCCTTTGCGCACATAATAATAGAGTCTAATTCACAATCAAGAGTGGCGAATGATAATATACTTTAATCGCAAAAGCAACGGTAGAATGAAGCAGTATACCGGCCGTGGCAGGGCCGGCATGACTCAAGGCGCGGGTTTTCTTTGTTGCAAGGGTGCGTACTATTTGCTATATTTCCACCTTTGACGCCGGGCAGGGGCCCGGTTATTGCGATAATTCAAAGGAGTTCATGCATGCTCAAGTTTCTCGATGCCTTTTTCGGCATGTTTTCTAACGACCTGGCCATCGACCTCGGCACGGCCAACACCCTCGTCTACCTCAAGGGCAAGGGGATCGTGGTGCGCGAGCCCTCCGTGGTGGCCGTTCAGAAGATGCCGAACGGTCAGCAGAAGGTGCTTGCCGTCGGTATGGAGGCAAAGAAGATGCTCGGTCGCAC
It encodes the following:
- a CDS encoding peptidylprolyl isomerase: MLGVMRKYKQSIVIKVVFVVIVLSFIGTIFLVWGKGGSDGRGGKSYAATVNGTKISLDEFQKSYYRTRGLYEQIYGRSLTPELEKQMGIKKLTIDTLIDNVLVLDEAKKMGVKVNKDQVAAEIAKIPAFQKNGAFDFGIYQQTLKANRITPKDFEESQEQEMVLQKTRNKIKESATVTDAEVKEAFKKQNDKVNLAYVSFSPADVKGSIKLTDQELTSYLQDHQNEFKTPEQASIAYTVVNPAQIAAKVSVTPDEVQTFYQKNIDRYQGKGGILPFAEVKDKATADAQKQKAAKEAYEKAAEAVNKFKANGDLDGAAAALGGKVEKTPLFTAKAPAAALAGETEVLARAFALKQGELGGPVETSKGIYLVKVLDKKPAAVPPLAQIRGAVEAKAVEVKAADLAKKKAEEALQQLGKGGVAAKETGSFGYAPTGAVPTIGTSPELMEAAFTLNAPNQAAKQPVKVGDRWYAVALKSRTEAPLTDLAKNSGTIKAALLPKKQQEALDKWIKGLRDKAKIDINPLVLQD